A window of Acinetobacter sp. TR3 contains these coding sequences:
- the ribA gene encoding GTP cyclohydrolase II yields MPIEFIATSKLPTAFGDFNISVFQDPQTGEEHVALSKGLETPPTGPVLVRIHSECLTGDAFASLKCDCGPQLQATQRLINEAGQGVILYLRQEGRGIGLTNKIRAYALQDQGHDTVDANLLLNLPADARRYDMCSIMLDHLQIKEVKLITNNPLKLKALTDLDINVVERVPLTVGRNPFNEQYLKTKRERMDHLYQKDDF; encoded by the coding sequence GTGCCGATTGAATTTATTGCAACATCAAAGCTACCAACTGCTTTTGGTGACTTCAATATTTCTGTGTTTCAAGACCCTCAAACGGGCGAAGAACATGTGGCGCTTTCTAAAGGTTTAGAAACTCCCCCAACAGGACCTGTTTTAGTTCGTATTCATTCAGAATGCTTAACAGGTGATGCTTTCGCTTCATTAAAGTGTGACTGTGGTCCTCAATTACAAGCGACTCAACGCCTAATTAATGAGGCAGGACAAGGCGTGATTTTGTACTTACGCCAAGAAGGTCGTGGGATTGGTTTAACGAATAAAATCCGCGCCTATGCTTTACAAGATCAAGGGCATGACACTGTTGATGCAAACCTGTTATTAAATCTTCCTGCGGATGCACGTCGTTATGATATGTGTAGCATTATGCTGGATCATCTACAAATTAAAGAAGTTAAGTTAATTACGAATAACCCGTTAAAACTTAAAGCCTTAACTGATTTAGACATCAATGTGGTTGAGCGTGTACCGTTAACAGTAGGTCGTAACCCATTTAATGAACAATATTTAAAGACCAAACGTGAGCGTATGGATCATCTTTATCAAAAAGATGACTTTTAA
- the hemF gene encoding oxygen-dependent coproporphyrinogen oxidase produces MQHPTSVDIQRVREFLLDLQARICAGLEQQERAGGGTAEFIIDDWQRTEGGGGRSRVLQNGEVIEKGGVMFSHINISKLPASATERHPQIAGAKAQALGVSLVIHPKNPNIPTSHANVRLFVAEPEGQDPVWWFGGGFDLTPFYPDDQDIQNWHQTAYDLCQPFGEHVYAEHKQWCDDYFYLKHRDEQRGVGGLFFDDLNQWDFETCFKYIQAVGNGYLEAILPIFEKHREQPYTEAQREFQLYRRGRYVEYNLVYDRGTLFGLQTGGRIESILVSLPNLAGWSYRPEWDADSIEKRLTDYYLKPRDWLSLNK; encoded by the coding sequence ATGCAACATCCAACTTCAGTTGATATTCAACGTGTTCGTGAGTTTTTACTCGATCTACAAGCACGGATTTGTGCAGGACTAGAGCAACAGGAACGTGCAGGCGGTGGTACCGCTGAATTTATCATTGATGATTGGCAACGAACCGAAGGTGGCGGTGGTCGCTCTCGTGTTCTGCAAAATGGTGAAGTGATTGAAAAAGGTGGGGTAATGTTTTCCCACATTAACATCAGTAAACTCCCAGCCTCTGCAACGGAACGCCACCCTCAGATTGCAGGTGCTAAAGCACAAGCCTTGGGTGTATCACTGGTGATTCACCCAAAAAATCCCAATATCCCAACTTCACATGCCAATGTACGTTTATTTGTTGCCGAACCTGAGGGGCAAGACCCTGTTTGGTGGTTTGGCGGTGGATTTGATCTCACACCTTTTTATCCAGATGATCAAGATATTCAAAACTGGCATCAAACCGCTTATGATTTATGCCAACCATTCGGCGAACATGTTTATGCTGAACATAAACAATGGTGTGATGATTATTTCTACTTAAAACATCGTGATGAACAACGTGGTGTAGGTGGTTTATTCTTTGATGATTTGAACCAATGGGACTTCGAAACTTGCTTTAAATATATTCAAGCCGTTGGTAATGGTTATTTAGAAGCAATCTTGCCTATTTTTGAAAAGCATCGTGAACAGCCTTATACCGAAGCTCAGCGTGAATTCCAATTGTATCGTCGTGGTCGCTATGTTGAATATAATTTAGTCTACGACCGTGGTACGTTGTTTGGCCTACAAACGGGTGGTCGTATTGAGTCGATTTTAGTTAGCTTGCCTAATCTCGCGGGTTGGTCTTATCGCCCTGAATGGGATGCCGACTCAATAGAAAAACGCTTAACAGATTATTATCTAAAACCAAGAGATTGGTTGAGTTTAAATAAATAA
- the aroE gene encoding shikimate dehydrogenase, whose amino-acid sequence MTKQFAVIGNPIEQSRSPELHHAFAAKTGVNLDYKKILAPLDGFESTAKDFFAHDGVGMNVTVPFKEQAFALCDQLTERAKIAKAVNTLWMQDGKLFGDNTDGQGLVAAIQALNWNLENSRILILGAGGATRGVIYPLVQAGAKQIIIANRTLARAEQLVSDLKDAVPQAQLSALSLEQLAGEFDFVINATSASLTGDTLQLPECLVFHHAYEMAYGKPSSFLDQAQERQVPSTDGFGMLVGQAIEAFSIWNGVKPELKDFL is encoded by the coding sequence ATGACCAAACAATTTGCTGTCATTGGGAATCCGATTGAACAATCTCGATCACCAGAACTCCATCATGCATTTGCAGCAAAAACGGGGGTCAATTTAGACTATAAAAAAATTCTTGCGCCCTTAGATGGTTTTGAAAGCACAGCAAAAGATTTTTTTGCTCATGATGGCGTTGGAATGAATGTAACTGTGCCGTTTAAAGAGCAGGCATTTGCTTTATGTGATCAACTTACTGAACGTGCCAAAATTGCTAAAGCTGTGAATACCTTGTGGATGCAAGATGGCAAACTGTTTGGAGATAATACCGATGGTCAGGGTTTAGTTGCCGCCATTCAAGCCCTAAATTGGAATTTAGAAAATAGTCGTATTTTAATTTTAGGTGCAGGTGGCGCAACTCGCGGTGTGATTTATCCTTTAGTACAAGCAGGCGCAAAACAGATTATCATTGCCAATCGTACACTTGCTCGAGCTGAACAATTGGTCTCCGATTTAAAAGATGCCGTGCCGCAAGCGCAACTCTCAGCGCTCAGCTTGGAACAACTTGCTGGTGAATTTGATTTTGTCATCAATGCCACTTCTGCCAGCTTAACTGGTGATACTTTACAGCTTCCTGAATGCTTGGTTTTTCACCATGCTTATGAAATGGCTTATGGAAAACCTTCGAGCTTTTTGGATCAAGCCCAAGAGCGTCAAGTTCCATCAACAGATGGTTTTGGTATGTTGGTGGGCCAAGCGATTGAAGCCTTCTCTATTTGGAATGGGGTCAAACCTGAATTAAAAGATTTCTTATAA
- a CDS encoding acyl-CoA dehydrogenase C-terminal domain-containing protein, with the protein MPAYKAPLRDIRFLMNEMLDYPAHYQTLTSGQNADAETVDMILEGAADYCENVLSPLNQSGDEEGCTFNNGEVTTPKGFKDAYDQFVMGGWQGLSYPEEFGGQGLPMSLNLIKSEMMGTANWSFTMYPGLSTGCMNTIMQFGTDEQKNTYMPKLVEGTWSGTMCLTEPQCGTDLGQVKTKAEPAADGTYKISGTKIFISAGEHDLTDNIIHIVLARLPDAPAGTRGISLFIVPKFIPTADGGVGERNTVSCGSIEHKMGIRASATAVLNFDNATGYLIGEVNKGLHAMFTFMNTARIGTAVQGIAHAELSFQGALPYAKDRMSMRALSGKKEPERVADAIIHHADVRRMLLTQKAVAEGGRAMIYHAAKLADKMTDALVNGDQAAYEAADDKLGFYTPILKGFLTELGLEAANHGMQVYGGHGFIKEWGMEQIARDARISTLYEGTTGIQALDLLGRKVLLSSKGKIVRDYTAEILKFCATHARNKYLRRFAWDLTKLCAQWNTLTVRIMLAARKDRDIVSSASNDFLMFSGYVMMAYFWAQQAVVASEKLEAGNGIETPEFYKAKIKVADFYFDRLLPRAQGHAESMVTTSRTLTSLTPEHFSFDY; encoded by the coding sequence ATGCCAGCATATAAAGCCCCTCTCCGTGATATTCGTTTCTTAATGAACGAAATGTTAGATTATCCAGCACATTACCAAACTTTGACAAGTGGTCAAAATGCGGATGCTGAAACCGTTGATATGATTCTTGAAGGTGCGGCAGATTACTGTGAAAACGTACTTTCTCCACTGAACCAATCTGGTGATGAAGAAGGTTGTACTTTCAATAATGGCGAAGTAACAACGCCTAAAGGTTTTAAAGATGCTTACGACCAATTCGTAATGGGTGGTTGGCAAGGTCTTTCTTACCCAGAAGAGTTTGGTGGTCAAGGCTTACCAATGTCTTTGAACCTCATCAAATCTGAAATGATGGGTACGGCGAACTGGTCATTTACCATGTATCCAGGTTTAAGTACAGGTTGTATGAACACCATCATGCAGTTCGGTACTGATGAGCAAAAAAATACTTATATGCCTAAATTGGTTGAAGGGACTTGGTCAGGCACAATGTGCTTAACTGAACCTCAATGTGGTACAGACTTAGGTCAAGTTAAAACTAAAGCTGAACCTGCTGCTGACGGTACTTATAAAATCTCTGGTACTAAAATCTTCATCTCTGCGGGTGAGCATGATTTAACAGACAATATCATTCATATCGTACTTGCGCGTCTTCCAGATGCACCTGCTGGTACTCGTGGTATTTCTTTATTTATCGTACCGAAATTCATCCCGACTGCTGACGGCGGTGTAGGTGAGCGTAACACGGTTTCTTGTGGTTCGATCGAACACAAAATGGGTATCCGTGCTTCAGCAACTGCTGTATTGAACTTTGACAATGCAACAGGTTACCTCATCGGTGAAGTAAACAAAGGTTTACATGCCATGTTTACGTTCATGAACACTGCTCGTATTGGTACAGCGGTTCAAGGTATTGCACATGCTGAACTTTCTTTCCAAGGTGCGTTACCTTATGCGAAAGATCGTATGTCGATGCGTGCCCTTTCTGGTAAGAAAGAGCCTGAGCGTGTAGCTGATGCAATTATTCACCATGCTGACGTTCGTCGTATGTTGTTAACTCAAAAAGCGGTTGCAGAAGGCGGTCGCGCAATGATCTATCATGCTGCAAAACTTGCAGACAAAATGACAGATGCATTAGTCAATGGTGATCAAGCTGCTTATGAAGCTGCTGATGACAAACTAGGTTTCTATACCCCGATTTTAAAAGGTTTCTTGACTGAATTAGGTTTGGAAGCTGCGAACCATGGTATGCAAGTATACGGTGGTCATGGTTTCATCAAAGAATGGGGCATGGAACAAATCGCACGTGATGCACGTATCTCAACATTGTATGAAGGTACAACGGGTATCCAAGCACTTGATTTATTAGGTCGTAAAGTTCTTTTAAGTTCAAAAGGTAAAATCGTTCGTGACTATACTGCTGAAATCTTAAAATTCTGTGCTACGCATGCGCGTAACAAGTATTTACGCCGTTTTGCTTGGGACTTAACTAAGCTTTGCGCTCAATGGAACACATTAACTGTTCGCATCATGCTTGCAGCTCGTAAAGACCGTGACATCGTATCTTCTGCTTCTAATGATTTCTTGATGTTCTCTGGTTATGTGATGATGGCTTATTTCTGGGCTCAACAAGCAGTGGTTGCTTCTGAGAAGCTAGAAGCTGGTAACGGCATTGAAACTCCAGAATTCTATAAAGCAAAAATCAAAGTTGCAGATTTCTACTTTGACCGTTTATTGCCACGTGCACAAGGTCATGCAGAATCAATGGTAACGACTTCACGTACTTTGACTTCACTTACTCCAGAACACTTCAGCTTCGATTACTAA
- a CDS encoding DUF7639 domain-containing protein, with protein sequence MTFRKGNLNYGIYKKAEDGTFIIGTTLPVFVLLEIYDPDEAGCSYSLEALSIYQDGTIRCGYQHFNLQQLRQEIQEGKITVQIAESSKLEIESLGEFGIYPSLSYYKNNDDLIKEVIDIIDELNDRPDSSARCQIAWENYLTHPCAENIECLRIAYEAIPTHHRKYVLGDMDQHDIPIRKVIYQEPLPLRYSIVQPKFQPAIQQFSKEIFDTSTPLEKFYKELKNLAGNHNIRPFVCNGNPLETDILIIGFNPATQADDFWKYFAPATGFNKNDWLQAYQQDRIDAGKPALSNTRRVIEWINDALFSIHPNLVVMETNIYALPTRKKTDLTQSDQDTFIFDFLIQHLQPKVMITHGVDAERHIKSINLNTPVLAQKHFAIGWSRNKAQQLAQEILTFL encoded by the coding sequence ATGACATTTAGGAAAGGCAATCTAAATTATGGCATCTATAAAAAGGCAGAAGATGGAACTTTTATCATTGGCACAACACTTCCAGTATTTGTCTTACTTGAAATATATGATCCTGACGAAGCAGGGTGTTCATATTCTTTAGAAGCACTGTCTATTTATCAGGATGGTACAATCAGATGTGGTTATCAGCACTTTAACCTGCAACAACTTAGGCAAGAGATTCAAGAGGGAAAAATTACTGTTCAAATCGCTGAAAGTTCTAAACTTGAGATAGAAAGCCTCGGTGAATTTGGAATTTATCCCTCTCTTTCATACTATAAAAACAATGATGATTTAATAAAGGAAGTTATAGATATTATTGATGAACTCAATGATCGTCCAGATTCAAGCGCACGTTGTCAAATTGCTTGGGAAAACTATTTAACCCACCCTTGTGCAGAAAATATTGAATGTTTAAGAATCGCTTATGAAGCCATACCCACACACCATCGTAAATATGTTTTAGGGGATATGGATCAACATGACATACCCATCCGCAAAGTAATTTATCAAGAACCCTTGCCCTTAAGATATTCAATCGTTCAACCTAAATTCCAGCCAGCAATTCAACAGTTCAGTAAAGAGATTTTTGATACATCCACACCGTTGGAAAAATTTTATAAAGAATTAAAAAATTTGGCGGGCAATCACAACATCAGACCTTTTGTTTGTAATGGCAATCCACTAGAAACTGACATTTTAATTATTGGTTTTAATCCAGCGACTCAAGCAGATGACTTTTGGAAATATTTTGCTCCAGCTACAGGCTTCAATAAAAATGACTGGTTACAAGCCTATCAACAAGACCGTATAGATGCTGGCAAACCTGCACTCAGCAATACTCGCCGAGTCATCGAATGGATCAATGATGCATTATTCAGTATTCATCCAAATCTAGTTGTCATGGAAACAAATATTTATGCCCTGCCCACGCGCAAAAAAACCGATCTGACACAATCTGATCAAGACACCTTTATTTTTGATTTCCTGATTCAACATCTTCAACCCAAAGTAATGATTACACATGGTGTAGATGCTGAACGACATATAAAATCCATTAATTTGAACACACCCGTTTTAGCACAGAAACATTTTGCTATTGGTTGGTCCAGGAACAAGGCTCAACAATTGGCTCAAGAAATCCTAACCTTTTTATAA
- a CDS encoding PspC domain-containing protein: MANSGLYRSNRQSMIAGVMGGIAERFGWNANLLRLIFVVISLMSAAFPGILVYLILWLVIPKQQQSRVDYVQGYNQPVKTVYEDQSIKR, from the coding sequence ATGGCCAATTCTGGTTTATATCGCTCAAACCGACAAAGCATGATCGCTGGTGTAATGGGCGGTATTGCGGAACGTTTTGGTTGGAATGCAAATTTATTACGCTTGATCTTTGTCGTGATTTCACTCATGAGCGCAGCTTTCCCTGGTATTTTGGTTTACCTGATTTTGTGGTTAGTGATTCCAAAACAACAGCAAAGTCGCGTTGATTATGTACAAGGCTATAATCAGCCCGTAAAAACCGTTTATGAAGACCAAAGCATAAAACGTTAA
- a CDS encoding HPP family protein, with translation MSLTQSDWLNFLKPNYKVLPLKERLLSGFGALCGLAISSLISWYVLGGMNAWYIAPMGASSVLLFAVPNSPLAQPWNVVVGNILAGLIGVTCTQLLPDLTSAFSVAVGLAIFMMMTTDSLHPPSGAVAITAVLGGDAVHRLGFHFILYPVLLNSILLLLIAVFFNRLIGRHYPITAHINERSKDPTPTQKVSIQPKDIRYALAHHTELLDISQYDLEKIILEAQERANERLTNLFVCQDIMSRDVMKLHEDDDIHQALDKFKAVNLMSLPVVNNENHLVGTLALYEVVEWFKSATDPRNSWQHYVRQIMSHRVVIVDPSQPIQDLIPYFVEKSFNYIPVVENQRLIGIISRADMIAALQQQLSRQKLQSE, from the coding sequence GTGAGCTTAACCCAATCAGACTGGCTAAATTTCTTAAAACCCAATTATAAAGTATTACCTTTGAAAGAACGTTTACTTTCAGGATTTGGTGCGCTTTGTGGTTTAGCAATATCCTCTTTAATTAGTTGGTATGTATTGGGTGGTATGAATGCTTGGTATATTGCTCCTATGGGTGCCTCTTCTGTACTGCTTTTTGCAGTTCCGAATAGTCCTTTAGCGCAACCGTGGAATGTTGTGGTTGGCAACATATTGGCAGGTTTAATTGGTGTGACATGTACACAGTTATTGCCTGATTTAACCTCTGCTTTTAGTGTCGCAGTTGGGTTAGCCATTTTTATGATGATGACCACTGATTCATTGCATCCTCCAAGCGGCGCAGTGGCGATTACAGCGGTATTAGGTGGGGATGCTGTACACCGTTTAGGTTTTCACTTTATTTTATATCCTGTGTTACTCAATTCGATTTTATTATTATTGATTGCTGTCTTTTTTAATCGGTTGATTGGGCGTCATTATCCAATAACAGCGCATATTAATGAACGCTCTAAAGACCCTACACCAACCCAAAAAGTGTCGATTCAACCGAAAGATATTAGATATGCTTTGGCGCATCACACTGAGCTATTAGACATTAGCCAATATGATTTGGAAAAAATTATTTTAGAAGCACAAGAACGAGCCAATGAACGTTTGACGAACTTATTTGTTTGCCAAGACATTATGAGCCGAGATGTGATGAAACTGCATGAAGATGATGATATTCATCAGGCTTTGGATAAATTTAAAGCAGTGAATCTGATGAGTTTGCCTGTGGTGAATAACGAGAATCATTTGGTGGGGACATTGGCTTTGTATGAAGTGGTGGAATGGTTTAAAAGTGCAACTGATCCAAGAAATTCTTGGCAACACTATGTCCGACAAATTATGAGTCACCGTGTTGTCATCGTTGATCCCTCCCAACCCATTCAGGATTTAATCCCTTATTTTGTGGAGAAGTCTTTTAATTATATTCCTGTCGTGGAAAATCAACGTTTGATTGGCATTATTAGTCGTGCGGATATGATCGCTGCGCTTCAACAACAACTCAGTCGTCAAAAGCTTCAATCAGAATAA
- a CDS encoding lysozyme inhibitor LprI family protein yields MTKLVLKTAVLIMACLSTSVFAKTQNKAIDPYSQCIDDTIQQLKLGNINNAVVEICSTRTKTLYAKQIVQLLDQIKKQSQEYKQLERYQDIMKSQQLWKNFVDQECRNAGAYIGSPMYQFCPMQRYAERLEQLREYLN; encoded by the coding sequence ATGACTAAATTAGTTTTAAAAACAGCAGTACTGATCATGGCTTGTTTGAGTACTTCGGTATTTGCCAAAACGCAAAATAAAGCGATAGATCCTTATAGCCAATGTATCGATGACACCATTCAACAGCTAAAACTGGGGAATATTAATAATGCTGTGGTGGAGATCTGTAGCACCAGAACCAAAACTTTATATGCAAAGCAGATTGTGCAGTTATTGGATCAAATAAAAAAACAGAGTCAGGAATACAAGCAGCTTGAACGCTATCAGGACATTATGAAATCACAACAGCTCTGGAAAAATTTTGTCGATCAAGAGTGCCGTAATGCTGGTGCTTATATCGGTTCGCCGATGTATCAATTTTGCCCTATGCAAAGATACGCAGAGCGCTTGGAGCAACTACGAGAATATCTCAATTGA
- a CDS encoding TIGR03915 family putative DNA repair protein has translation MFSDAVVYYYFDGSMVGLLNCVFRAFQFKEFHVQLCLNQGAQHGLFATVVEIPNHEQHASRVWSALQQKLSHSSLRQFYFAYLSESLDAYQHLFNYCIYVFRHQHSVEKNYSHPSVLAISQWTKKVGREKHRMEAFVRFKKTTDGLFLSLVRPDFNVLPLIQPHFKRRYQDQRWLIYDEQRKYGLYYDLREIHEVSLEVNQIDRNIENGASQNFQLELDEQEELYDQLWKDYFNSINIKERQNVKLHVQYLPKRYWRYLNEKYV, from the coding sequence ATGTTCAGTGATGCTGTGGTTTATTATTACTTTGATGGTTCAATGGTGGGTTTGCTCAACTGTGTATTTCGTGCTTTTCAATTTAAAGAGTTTCACGTTCAACTCTGTTTAAACCAAGGCGCGCAGCATGGCTTATTTGCTACGGTGGTTGAGATTCCAAATCATGAGCAACATGCAAGTCGTGTTTGGTCAGCTTTACAGCAAAAACTTTCGCATTCATCTTTGAGACAATTTTATTTTGCTTATTTGTCGGAATCCTTGGATGCCTATCAGCATTTATTTAATTACTGTATCTATGTTTTTCGGCATCAACATTCAGTCGAAAAAAATTACTCTCATCCCAGTGTTTTAGCGATTTCGCAATGGACGAAAAAGGTCGGGCGTGAAAAGCATCGTATGGAAGCTTTTGTGCGGTTTAAGAAAACCACAGATGGATTATTTTTAAGTTTGGTTCGGCCTGATTTTAATGTCTTGCCTTTGATACAGCCGCATTTTAAGCGTCGTTATCAAGATCAACGTTGGTTGATTTATGACGAACAACGTAAATATGGATTGTATTATGATTTACGCGAAATTCACGAGGTGTCTTTAGAGGTCAATCAGATTGACCGTAATATCGAAAATGGTGCGAGTCAAAACTTCCAATTAGAATTAGATGAACAAGAAGAATTATACGATCAACTTTGGAAAGATTATTTCAATAGTATCAACATTAAAGAACGTCAGAATGTGAAATTGCATGTGCAATATTTACCTAAACGCTATTGGCGGTATCTTAATGAAAAATATGTTTAA
- a CDS encoding putative DNA modification/repair radical SAM protein produces the protein MSDRIREKLQILADAAKYDVSCSSSGSDRKNKDKGLGDASRAGICHSYTEDGRCVSLLKILFSNVCIFDCAYCVSRRSNDVKRAAFTVQEVVDLTINFYRRNYIEGLFLSSGIFKSADYTMERMLQVVKKLRLEENFNGYIHLKTIPGASPELIHEAGLYADRMSINLEMPTEVGLKAFAPEKSHQEVQKDLGLVRDRLIQLKDERQIIKHVPKYVPAGQTTQMVVGAHQETDQDVLVMADRHYKEFKLKRVYFSGYIPINTENNYLPAVGSAPPLLRENRLYQSDWLMRFYGFEVNEIVNEKHPHLDLDVDPKLSWALRHPEQFPVDLNRADYQMILRVPGIGVKSAKKIVQARRFGKVHIDLLKRLGVAYSRAKFFIRCEDSPRFQKELSTLDIRQQILTQGSSKYVKQLSPQLSLGF, from the coding sequence GTGTCAGATCGCATTCGAGAAAAACTACAAATCCTTGCAGACGCTGCCAAATATGATGTGTCCTGTTCATCTAGTGGTAGTGACCGTAAAAATAAAGATAAGGGGCTAGGTGATGCCAGTCGGGCAGGGATTTGTCATAGCTATACCGAAGATGGACGTTGTGTTTCATTGCTGAAAATCTTGTTCAGCAATGTTTGTATTTTTGATTGTGCTTATTGCGTGTCTCGCCGTTCTAATGATGTGAAACGGGCTGCATTTACGGTACAAGAAGTGGTTGATCTCACCATTAATTTCTATCGACGTAATTATATTGAAGGATTATTCCTTAGCTCAGGCATTTTTAAATCCGCAGACTATACGATGGAGAGGATGCTTCAAGTGGTGAAAAAATTACGACTTGAAGAAAATTTTAATGGCTATATTCATCTCAAAACCATTCCGGGAGCTTCACCTGAGCTGATTCATGAAGCGGGACTTTATGCTGACCGCATGAGCATCAATTTAGAAATGCCAACCGAGGTTGGGTTAAAAGCATTTGCGCCTGAAAAATCACATCAAGAAGTACAAAAAGACTTAGGGCTAGTGCGAGATCGACTCATTCAACTCAAAGATGAACGCCAGATTATCAAGCATGTGCCGAAATATGTCCCCGCAGGGCAGACCACTCAAATGGTTGTTGGTGCACATCAGGAAACCGATCAAGATGTTTTGGTAATGGCAGATCGACATTACAAAGAATTCAAGTTAAAGCGTGTCTATTTCTCAGGTTATATTCCAATCAACACGGAAAATAACTATTTACCTGCTGTCGGTTCTGCACCGCCTTTGCTACGCGAAAATCGACTTTATCAGAGCGATTGGTTGATGCGTTTTTATGGTTTTGAAGTCAATGAAATCGTCAATGAAAAACACCCACATCTTGATTTAGATGTAGACCCAAAACTGAGTTGGGCATTACGTCATCCTGAACAGTTTCCAGTGGATTTAAATCGTGCGGATTATCAAATGATTTTACGTGTACCCGGCATCGGAGTGAAGTCAGCCAAGAAAATCGTGCAAGCACGACGTTTTGGTAAAGTGCATATTGATTTGCTGAAACGATTAGGCGTGGCGTATTCACGTGCTAAGTTCTTTATTCGTTGTGAAGACAGTCCACGGTTTCAAAAAGAGCTTTCCACGCTTGATATTCGGCAGCAGATATTAACGCAGGGTTCATCCAAGTATGTAAAACAACTGTCACCACAATTGAGTTTAGGATTCTAA
- the glyQ gene encoding glycine--tRNA ligase subunit alpha, with amino-acid sequence MSRAISHIDTFQGLILALQNYWAEQGCVILQPYDMEMGAGTFHTATFLRALGPETWNAAYVQPSRRPKDGRYGENPNRLQHYYQFQVVLKPNPDNIQQLYLDSLKAIGIDTLTHDIRFVEDNWESPTLGAWGLGWEVWLNGMEVTQFTYFQQVGGVECYPVTGEITYGLERLAMYLQGVDSVYDLVWTKGQFGTVTYGDVFHQNEVEQSTYNFEYANVEKMFELFDFYEAEATRLMEAELPLPAYEQVIKASHSFNLLDARGAISVTERQRYILRVRTLARSIAQSYVAARAKLGFPMAEPHLRDEVLAQLKAQVEAEAAQAEKAKENK; translated from the coding sequence ATGAGTCGTGCGATTTCGCATATTGATACCTTTCAGGGCTTGATTCTTGCCCTACAAAACTATTGGGCGGAGCAAGGCTGCGTCATATTACAACCATATGATATGGAAATGGGTGCAGGGACATTCCACACTGCAACTTTCTTACGCGCATTAGGTCCAGAAACTTGGAATGCGGCTTATGTTCAACCTTCACGCCGTCCGAAAGATGGTCGTTATGGTGAGAACCCGAACCGCTTACAACATTACTATCAGTTCCAAGTGGTACTTAAGCCAAACCCAGATAATATCCAACAGCTGTATCTTGATTCATTAAAAGCAATCGGCATCGACACACTGACGCACGATATTCGTTTTGTAGAAGACAACTGGGAATCTCCAACACTGGGCGCATGGGGCTTAGGTTGGGAAGTTTGGCTCAATGGTATGGAAGTGACTCAGTTCACTTACTTCCAACAAGTCGGTGGTGTTGAATGCTACCCTGTGACTGGCGAAATTACTTACGGTTTAGAACGTCTTGCGATGTACCTTCAAGGTGTAGACTCAGTTTACGATCTGGTTTGGACTAAAGGTCAGTTCGGTACAGTGACTTACGGCGATGTATTCCATCAAAATGAAGTGGAACAATCAACCTATAACTTTGAATATGCCAACGTTGAAAAAATGTTTGAATTATTCGATTTCTATGAAGCGGAAGCAACTCGCTTAATGGAAGCTGAACTGCCACTCCCTGCTTATGAGCAAGTTATTAAAGCATCGCATAGCTTTAACTTGTTGGATGCACGTGGTGCAATTTCGGTAACTGAACGTCAACGTTATATTTTACGTGTTCGTACTTTGGCGCGTTCAATTGCACAAAGTTATGTCGCTGCCCGCGCGAAGCTCGGTTTCCCAATGGCAGAACCACATTTACGTGATGAAGTATTGGCTCAGTTAAAAGCACAAGTTGAAGCAGAAGCAGCCCAAGCTGAAAAAGCGAAGGAGAATAAATAA